One genomic region from Methanocaldococcus fervens AG86 encodes:
- a CDS encoding diphthine--ammonia ligase, which produces MDVAVLYSGGKDSNYALYWALKEGFNVKYLVNVESENKESYMFHIPNVHLTELSSKAAGIPLVKIYTKGEKEKEVLDLKKGIEKLDVEGIVSGAIASVYQKSRIDRICEELGLKSFSPLWHKDPEWVLRTTSSLFDVRIVGVYAYGLGKEWLGKRITEENIDKLLKICEKYGINKAFEGGEAETFVFDSPVFKKRIEVIEAEIEWHETWGVCNIKKAKLVDKE; this is translated from the coding sequence ATGGACGTTGCAGTTCTATACTCTGGAGGAAAGGATTCAAACTACGCATTATACTGGGCGTTAAAAGAAGGCTTTAATGTAAAATACCTTGTAAATGTTGAGAGTGAAAACAAAGAGAGTTATATGTTTCATATACCAAATGTGCATTTAACAGAACTTAGTTCTAAAGCTGCGGGCATTCCATTGGTAAAAATATACACAAAGGGAGAGAAGGAAAAAGAAGTTTTGGATTTAAAAAAAGGAATTGAAAAGTTGGATGTTGAGGGAATTGTTAGCGGAGCGATAGCAAGCGTTTATCAAAAATCAAGAATTGATAGGATTTGTGAAGAGTTGGGGTTGAAGTCTTTCTCTCCATTGTGGCATAAAGATCCTGAGTGGGTTTTAAGAACTACAAGTTCTCTTTTTGATGTAAGGATTGTTGGAGTTTATGCCTATGGATTGGGAAAAGAGTGGTTAGGAAAAAGAATAACTGAAGAGAACATTGATAAATTATTAAAAATTTGTGAGAAATATGGTATAAATAAGGCATTTGAAGGTGGAGAGGCAGAAACGTTTGTTTTTGACTCCCCAGTATTTAAGAAGAGGATAGAGGTTATTGAGGCGGAGATTGAATGGCATGAAACATGGGGGGTTTGTAATATAAAAAAGGCGAAATTAGTCGATAAGGAATGA
- the argC gene encoding N-acetyl-gamma-glutamyl-phosphate reductase, with translation MKEVAIIGATGYTGAELLRLLANHEKVNVTYITSRKEAGKHVFKIHPHLKGIEKYKDLYFTGDVDKVEADLIFTATPHGASMDIVPDFIERGMKVIDLSGDYRFEDLSLYEKYYKIKHKGLPETKIAYGLPELHREEIKKAQLVANPGCFPTGAILAVAPLVKEGIIEERIIFDSKTGVSGAGVNPTEITHFPNVNENINPYKITTHRHTPEIEKELKKLGKAKVSFTPHLAPITRGILTTAHTFLAKDVDREEIIKVYEKFYKDEFFVRIFSEEIPKLTWVRGTNFCDIGGFEIDEHNRLVVISAIDNLVKGASGQAIQNMNIMFGFDEKEGLFEVGLNP, from the coding sequence ATGAAGGAAGTGGCAATAATTGGTGCTACTGGATATACTGGAGCTGAGCTGTTGAGACTGCTGGCAAATCATGAAAAAGTTAATGTAACATACATAACTTCAAGAAAAGAAGCTGGAAAGCATGTTTTTAAAATTCATCCACACTTAAAAGGCATTGAGAAATATAAAGACCTGTATTTTACAGGAGATGTTGATAAGGTTGAAGCAGATTTAATATTTACTGCAACACCTCATGGGGCTTCAATGGACATAGTTCCAGATTTTATTGAGAGGGGAATGAAAGTTATTGATTTAAGTGGGGATTATAGATTTGAGGATTTAAGCTTATATGAAAAATATTATAAGATAAAGCACAAAGGATTACCAGAAACAAAAATTGCCTATGGATTGCCTGAACTGCATAGGGAGGAGATAAAAAAAGCTCAACTTGTTGCAAATCCAGGATGTTTCCCAACAGGAGCTATTTTAGCTGTAGCTCCATTAGTTAAAGAAGGGATTATAGAGGAGAGAATAATATTTGATTCAAAAACAGGAGTTAGTGGAGCTGGAGTAAATCCAACTGAAATAACACATTTCCCAAATGTAAATGAAAATATAAATCCATACAAAATAACAACCCATAGACATACACCAGAAATTGAAAAAGAGTTAAAAAAACTTGGGAAGGCAAAGGTTTCCTTCACCCCCCACTTAGCTCCAATAACAAGAGGAATTTTAACAACCGCACATACATTTTTAGCTAAGGATGTTGATAGAGAAGAAATAATTAAAGTTTATGAAAAATTCTATAAGGATGAGTTTTTTGTTAGGATATTCTCAGAGGAGATTCCAAAATTAACATGGGTTAGAGGAACAAACTTCTGCGACATTGGGGGCTTTGAGATTGATGAACATAATAGGTTAGTGGTTATCTCAGCAATAGATAACTTGGTTAAAGGGGCAAGTGGACAGGCAATACAGAACATGAACATAATGTTTGGATTTGATGAAAAAGAGGGGCTATTTGAAGTTGGATTAAACCCATAG
- the lysA gene encoding diaminopimelate decarboxylase has protein sequence MKFLGNDTVEIKDGRFFIDGYDAIELAEKFGTPLYVMSEEQIKINYNKYIEAFKRWEEETGKEFIVAYAYKANANLAITKLLSKLGCGADVVSGGELYIAKLSNVPSEKIVFNGNCKTKEEIIMGIEANIRAFNVDSISELILINETAKELGKVANVAFRINPNVDPKTHPKISTGLKKNKFGLDVESGIALKAIKMALEMDNVNVVGVHCHIGSQLTDVSPFIEATEKVMDFVVKLKEEGIEIRDVNLGGGLGIPYEKDKKVPTQKDLADAIINTMLKYKDKVEMPNLILEPGRSLVATAGYLLGRVHHIKETPITKWVMVDAGMNDMMRPAMYDAYHHIINCKVKDEKEVVSIAGGLCESSDVFGRDREIDKPEVGDVLAIFDVGAYGISMANNYNARGRPRMVLTSKKGVFLIRERESYADLIAKDIVPPHLL, from the coding sequence ATGAAATTTTTAGGCAATGATACAGTAGAAATAAAGGACGGAAGATTCTTTATAGATGGTTATGATGCAATTGAATTGGCAGAGAAGTTTGGAACACCTTTATATGTAATGTCAGAGGAGCAGATAAAGATAAATTATAACAAATATATTGAAGCGTTTAAAAGATGGGAAGAAGAAACAGGAAAGGAGTTTATTGTTGCCTATGCCTATAAAGCAAATGCAAATTTGGCTATTACAAAGCTTTTATCTAAATTAGGATGTGGGGCAGATGTTGTAAGTGGTGGAGAGCTGTATATAGCGAAGTTATCAAATGTTCCTTCAGAGAAAATTGTTTTTAATGGAAACTGTAAGACAAAAGAAGAGATTATAATGGGAATTGAGGCAAATATTAGGGCTTTTAATGTTGATAGCATAAGTGAGTTAATTTTGATAAATGAAACAGCAAAAGAGCTTGGAAAAGTGGCAAATGTAGCTTTTAGAATAAATCCAAACGTAGATCCAAAAACTCACCCAAAGATTTCAACAGGTTTAAAGAAAAATAAATTTGGTTTGGATGTTGAGAGTGGAATAGCCTTAAAGGCAATAAAAATGGCTTTAGAAATGGATAATGTAAATGTTGTTGGAGTTCACTGCCATATTGGTTCCCAATTAACAGATGTAAGTCCATTTATTGAGGCAACAGAGAAAGTTATGGATTTTGTTGTTAAATTAAAAGAAGAAGGTATAGAAATAAGAGATGTTAATTTAGGTGGGGGCTTAGGAATCCCTTATGAGAAGGATAAAAAAGTGCCAACACAAAAAGATTTGGCCGATGCAATAATAAACACTATGTTGAAGTATAAAGATAAGGTAGAGATGCCAAATCTCATATTAGAGCCAGGTAGAAGTTTAGTTGCCACTGCAGGTTATTTATTGGGAAGAGTTCACCATATAAAAGAAACTCCTATAACAAAGTGGGTTATGGTTGATGCTGGAATGAACGATATGATGAGACCAGCTATGTATGACGCTTACCATCATATAATAAATTGTAAAGTTAAAGATGAAAAAGAGGTTGTGAGTATAGCTGGAGGGCTTTGTGAGAGTAGTGATGTCTTTGGTAGAGATAGGGAAATTGATAAACCAGAGGTTGGAGATGTCTTGGCTATATTTGATGTGGGTGCTTATGGGATAAGTATGGCAAACAACTACAATGCAAGAGGAAGACCAAGAATGGTTTTAACAAGTAAGAAGGGAGTGTTTTTAATTAGAGAAAGGGAGAGCTATGCAGATTTAATTGCTAAGGATATAGTTCCTCCACACTTGTTATAA
- a CDS encoding N-6 DNA methylase — MKIENVEPRFLKAYNILMEKFGLFPFTYDMAEKVLKDNYENVSEVLSKLVDAGLLERRAKKEDKRKKIYKIKPLGNGKIEKVSKDKLISLLKQGADLIRTHVDYKVLLLFLFFKAISDKYLLKVAELKEEFEDLNEEDIYVLANEEILELYDVEGKKLYVWQNVANNPEDFITALNKIVEMNREKLSGLDELIKRTGLPTLFENENRQIVQHLINLFSRADFSEASYDILGDAYEWTLNYFAPTKAKEGEVYTPIEVSKLIAHLVEPRDDEVILDPACGSGSMLIEQYRFAGSNPNIVLVGQERNDVTAVLAKLNFILHGINLKDAKVFIGDSLLNPKFESFIKEVKKIDKADKVVANPPWNQDGYDEDTLKVNEKYNYIYKYGFPNKNSADWAWVQLINYYTEKKAGIVLDSGALFRSGREKTIRKKFVDDDLIEAVVLLPEKLFYNCPAPGIILILNKNKPEERKGKILFINASNEYVKHPEVKKLNKLSDENIEKIAKAYKEFKDVDGFCKVVDIEEIKNNDYNLNVSLYVFPIEEDEDIDLNEVYDELNKLHNEYLEKFEVVKGYLEEIKEIK, encoded by the coding sequence TTGAAAATTGAAAATGTTGAACCAAGGTTTTTGAAGGCATACAATATATTAATGGAGAAATTTGGACTGTTTCCATTTACATATGATATGGCTGAAAAGGTTCTTAAAGATAACTATGAAAATGTTAGTGAAGTTTTGTCTAAGTTGGTAGATGCTGGATTATTAGAGAGAAGAGCAAAAAAGGAAGATAAAAGAAAGAAGATTTATAAGATAAAGCCATTGGGTAATGGAAAAATTGAAAAGGTAAGTAAAGATAAATTAATTAGCTTACTTAAACAAGGAGCTGATTTGATAAGAACGCATGTGGATTATAAAGTATTGTTATTATTTTTATTTTTTAAGGCGATTAGTGATAAATATCTATTAAAAGTTGCTGAATTAAAAGAAGAGTTTGAAGATTTGAATGAAGAGGATATTTATGTGTTGGCTAATGAGGAAATTTTAGAGCTTTATGATGTTGAGGGTAAAAAGTTGTATGTATGGCAGAATGTTGCCAATAATCCAGAGGATTTTATAACTGCATTAAATAAAATTGTTGAGATGAATAGAGAAAAATTGAGCGGGTTGGATGAGTTAATAAAAAGAACTGGACTCCCCACATTATTTGAAAATGAAAACAGGCAGATAGTTCAACATTTAATTAATTTATTTAGTAGGGCTGACTTTTCAGAGGCGTCTTATGATATATTAGGGGATGCCTATGAATGGACTTTAAATTATTTTGCTCCAACAAAGGCAAAGGAGGGAGAGGTTTATACTCCTATTGAAGTTAGCAAATTAATTGCCCATTTGGTTGAGCCAAGAGATGATGAAGTAATTTTAGACCCTGCGTGTGGTTCTGGTTCTATGTTGATAGAGCAGTATAGATTTGCAGGTAGTAATCCAAATATTGTATTGGTTGGACAGGAAAGGAATGACGTAACTGCTGTTTTAGCAAAGTTGAATTTTATACTGCATGGAATTAATTTAAAAGATGCTAAGGTGTTTATTGGCGACTCTTTACTAAATCCAAAGTTTGAGAGTTTTATTAAAGAAGTTAAAAAAATAGATAAAGCTGATAAGGTTGTAGCAAATCCACCATGGAATCAAGATGGTTATGATGAAGATACTTTAAAAGTTAATGAAAAGTATAATTATATTTACAAATATGGATTTCCAAATAAAAACTCTGCTGATTGGGCGTGGGTTCAACTTATAAATTATTACACTGAAAAAAAGGCAGGTATTGTATTAGATTCAGGAGCTTTGTTTAGGAGTGGGAGAGAAAAAACAATAAGGAAGAAATTTGTAGATGATGATTTAATTGAGGCAGTTGTTTTATTGCCTGAGAAGTTATTTTATAATTGTCCTGCACCAGGGATTATTTTAATTTTGAATAAGAATAAACCAGAAGAAAGAAAAGGAAAAATTTTGTTTATAAATGCCTCTAATGAATATGTTAAGCATCCAGAAGTTAAAAAATTAAATAAACTATCTGATGAGAACATTGAGAAAATAGCAAAGGCATATAAGGAGTTTAAGGATGTTGATGGCTTTTGTAAGGTTGTAGATATTGAGGAGATTAAAAATAATGACTATAATTTAAATGTTTCCTTGTATGTTTTTCCAATTGAAGAGGATGAGGATATTGATTTAAATGAGGTCTATGATGAGCTTAATAAATTGCATAATGAATATTTGGAGAAGTTTGAGGTTGTTAAAGGTTATTTAGAGGAGATTAAGGAGATTAAATAA
- a CDS encoding restriction endonuclease subunit S produces MKFYKEENFKEIDGLRVPEDWDVVELKDVCKKIKAGGTPKTSVKEYYESGTIPFVKIEDITNSNKYLTYTKVKITEKGLNNSNAWIVPKNSVLFAMYGSIGETAINKIEVATNQAILGIIPKGEVLESEFLYYILAKNKNYYSKLGMQTTQKNLNAQIVKTFKIPLPPIEEQKAIAERLKSIDELIEIKRKEKEQLEKAKKKIMDLLLTGKIRVKNLNS; encoded by the coding sequence ATGAAATTTTATAAAGAGGAGAATTTTAAAGAGATTGATGGGTTGAGAGTTCCAGAGGATTGGGATGTTGTTGAGTTGAAGGATGTTTGCAAAAAAATAAAAGCAGGAGGAACTCCAAAAACCAGTGTAAAAGAGTATTATGAAAGCGGAACAATTCCATTTGTTAAAATTGAAGATATAACTAACTCAAATAAATATTTAACTTATACGAAGGTAAAAATAACTGAAAAGGGTTTAAATAATTCCAATGCATGGATAGTTCCGAAAAATTCTGTATTATTTGCTATGTATGGAAGTATTGGAGAAACTGCAATAAATAAAATAGAGGTAGCTACAAATCAGGCAATTTTAGGAATAATACCAAAAGGGGAAGTTTTGGAGAGTGAATTCCTGTATTATATTTTAGCCAAAAACAAAAATTATTATTCTAAATTAGGAATGCAAACAACACAAAAGAATTTGAATGCTCAAATAGTGAAAACTTTTAAAATCCCTCTTCCACCAATAGAAGAACAGAAAGCAATAGCTGAAAGATTAAAATCTATTGATGAATTAATTGAAATAAAAAGAAAAGAAAAAGAACAATTAGAAAAAGCAAAAAAGAAAATCATGGATTTACTACTAACTGGAAAAATAAGAGTAAAAAATTTAAATTCTTAA
- a CDS encoding HsdR family type I site-specific deoxyribonuclease, protein MPIPEIYVHRNIEGNLNKLGWKPLDESFYNEAFNNYIIKPILEEQLKIINDHIEEYKEEFIEKAINKLINEQKPENILDYIKNGILITLDKGRKGQVSNRVKLIDYKNIEKNVFNYAHELKFKGNDNIIPDFTLFVNGIPIIIIEAKRELSEKETYEEAINQINRYEREAPKLFSYVQFAIAYGDEKLYISTYPNEEKEDRFKKPYKWKNVKKEEDIWDLLKRERVLDIIKNFIFFSKDRAGRKTKIIPRYMQYWAVKKAYERIINYLNNEDYKNRGLIWHWQGSGKTFEIIYLAEIFYNEFKNRDPIVFIMVDRRELENQFNDDIIALQNITFKESFKRIESIEELKKVLKIIKESEKNINISGKGVYLVMMHKFDKNKLNDFINSFGSIDKKEILILRDEAHRTESGKFATLRNKILKNAIAIGFTGTPIHKKDASTFKEYAYPKEGEFYLDRFFIEESIKEGFTLPLIWRVVKPEDIKDISEEEIKNIIEKLFVDEEDADKIVVSKKEIAEKIKLSDLLKSESSIREASKYIANNILEDTENFKFKAMVIAQDRKSCILFKKYLDKYLKEKIRDYDENWTQVVITYQHNDEVEIENYKKMIENRYNKNVDELNKEWADKFKTSNEPKILIVNKKLLTGFDAPILKTIYLHQFLKDYLLLQASARANRPAKNKKYGLIVDLTGILIENYKKAIENYNLYRDEAINKDILNNLFVETSKIWESFLTKLDEFKKLFNSIVGIDFNNFIENLKKHKEPEKEFKKIIAKITLSDKFDYFYTKLRELIQLFEAVGAYGEKLNYYEMYEWLKLLSAGINKQTKPKSYKIPYNRIKKELIKYLEFDTYKDIASIPLDLKLLKNLKEDEFNVIVANIIYFALDTTKNKKEPIYRIIYNRIKELKNEYITRTKKSEEVINELINYLNSLKTYEEEEKSLSNSDKALKNILFYLNYIKNCNIRKLPLTEKTLKNLEDKKLIKPSDFDKIKKFLFIDLRNAIKETEKRRKMSNKIVEEIIKPIFT, encoded by the coding sequence ATGCCAATCCCCGAGATTTATGTCCATAGGAATATAGAAGGAAATTTAAATAAATTGGGTTGGAAACCATTGGATGAATCATTTTATAATGAAGCATTTAACAACTACATAATAAAACCAATCTTAGAGGAGCAATTAAAAATTATAAATGACCATATAGAAGAATACAAAGAGGAATTTATTGAAAAAGCAATAAATAAGCTAATAAATGAGCAGAAACCAGAGAATATTTTGGACTATATTAAAAATGGGATATTAATAACATTAGATAAAGGAAGAAAAGGGCAAGTTTCTAATAGGGTTAAATTAATTGATTACAAAAATATTGAGAAAAATGTTTTTAACTATGCTCATGAACTAAAATTTAAAGGAAACGACAATATTATCCCAGATTTTACATTATTTGTTAATGGAATTCCCATAATTATTATAGAGGCAAAAAGAGAACTATCTGAAAAAGAAACTTATGAAGAGGCAATAAATCAAATAAATAGGTATGAGAGGGAAGCTCCTAAACTATTCAGCTATGTGCAGTTTGCCATTGCCTATGGAGATGAAAAACTTTATATTTCAACATACCCAAATGAAGAAAAAGAAGATAGATTTAAAAAGCCATACAAATGGAAAAATGTGAAAAAAGAGGAGGATATTTGGGATTTGTTAAAAAGGGAGAGGGTTTTAGATATAATAAAGAACTTTATATTTTTTAGTAAGGACAGGGCTGGGAGAAAAACTAAAATTATCCCGAGGTATATGCAATATTGGGCTGTAAAAAAAGCTTATGAGAGAATAATCAACTACCTAAACAACGAAGATTATAAAAATAGGGGCTTAATTTGGCATTGGCAGGGAAGTGGGAAAACCTTTGAAATTATTTATTTGGCGGAAATATTTTATAACGAATTTAAAAACAGAGACCCTATTGTTTTTATAATGGTAGATAGGAGGGAGTTGGAGAATCAGTTTAATGATGACATAATTGCCTTACAAAATATAACATTTAAAGAGAGTTTTAAAAGAATTGAAAGTATTGAAGAACTTAAAAAAGTTTTAAAAATAATAAAAGAGTCAGAAAAAAATATAAACATTTCAGGAAAGGGAGTTTATTTGGTTATGATGCACAAATTTGATAAAAATAAATTAAATGACTTTATAAACTCATTTGGCTCAATTGATAAAAAAGAAATTTTGATTTTGAGAGATGAAGCACATAGAACTGAATCAGGAAAATTTGCAACTCTAAGAAACAAAATTTTAAAAAATGCCATTGCAATTGGTTTTACTGGAACTCCAATTCATAAAAAAGATGCAAGCACGTTTAAGGAATATGCCTACCCAAAAGAAGGAGAGTTTTACTTAGACAGGTTTTTTATTGAGGAATCAATAAAAGAGGGCTTTACCTTACCTCTAATTTGGAGAGTTGTTAAACCAGAAGATATAAAAGATATTTCAGAGGAAGAGATAAAAAATATTATAGAAAAATTGTTTGTTGATGAAGAGGATGCTGATAAGATTGTTGTATCCAAAAAGGAAATTGCTGAAAAGATAAAATTATCTGATTTATTAAAAAGTGAAAGTAGTATAAGGGAGGCATCCAAATATATAGCAAATAACATTTTAGAAGACACTGAGAACTTTAAATTTAAAGCGATGGTTATAGCACAAGATAGGAAGTCATGCATTTTATTTAAAAAATATTTAGATAAATATCTTAAAGAAAAGATAAGGGACTACGATGAAAACTGGACTCAGGTTGTTATAACTTATCAGCACAATGATGAGGTAGAAATTGAGAACTACAAAAAGATGATTGAAAATAGGTATAATAAAAATGTGGATGAATTAAATAAAGAATGGGCTGACAAGTTTAAAACTTCAAATGAGCCAAAAATTTTAATAGTCAATAAAAAACTATTAACTGGTTTTGATGCACCTATATTAAAAACTATATACCTCCACCAATTTCTTAAAGATTACTTATTACTCCAAGCATCCGCAAGGGCAAACAGACCAGCAAAAAATAAAAAATATGGGCTTATTGTTGATTTAACAGGAATATTAATTGAGAACTACAAAAAGGCAATTGAAAACTATAATTTATACAGAGATGAAGCAATAAATAAAGATATTTTAAACAACTTATTTGTTGAGACGTCAAAGATTTGGGAGAGTTTTTTAACAAAGTTGGATGAATTTAAAAAGTTATTTAACTCAATCGTTGGAATTGATTTTAATAATTTCATTGAAAACTTAAAAAAACATAAAGAGCCAGAAAAAGAATTTAAAAAGATTATAGCCAAAATTACCCTAAGCGATAAATTTGATTATTTTTATACAAAACTTAGAGAACTTATCCAATTATTTGAGGCAGTTGGAGCTTATGGGGAAAAGCTAAATTATTATGAAATGTATGAATGGTTAAAATTATTATCCGCTGGAATAAACAAGCAAACAAAGCCAAAGAGCTATAAAATTCCATACAATAGAATAAAAAAAGAATTAATAAAATACTTAGAGTTTGATACTTATAAGGACATTGCCTCAATCCCTCTGGACCTAAAACTATTGAAGAACTTAAAAGAAGATGAATTTAATGTAATTGTTGCTAATATAATTTATTTTGCCTTAGACACCACTAAAAACAAAAAAGAGCCGATATATAGGATTATATACAATAGAATAAAGGAATTGAAAAATGAATATATAACAAGAACCAAAAAGAGCGAGGAGGTAATTAACGAATTGATAAATTATTTAAATTCATTAAAAACCTATGAAGAGGAAGAAAAATCATTATCAAATTCAGATAAGGCATTAAAAAATATATTGTTCTATTTAAATTATATAAAAAATTGTAATATCAGAAAACTTCCATTAACTGAAAAGACCTTAAAAAATTTGGAAGATAAAAAATTAATAAAACCAAGTGATTTTGATAAAATTAAAAAATTCTTATTTATTGATTTGAGAAATGCAATTAAAGAAACTGAAAAAAGAAGAAAAATGTCAAACAAGATAGTTGAAGAGATTATTAAACCAATTTTTACATAA
- a CDS encoding M56 family metallopeptidase codes for MRDKINDILNNTIRELNLNDKKADIKIKIKPFKRKIASISLTNKTIYINKNVLPYLTDEEIKFIFAHELLHLKYGKYHINEFENELLFLFPNKEEILINIIKKLLKYNNLNNNAREGI; via the coding sequence ATGAGAGATAAAATAAACGATATCCTAAATAATACAATAAGGGAGTTAAATCTAAATGATAAAAAAGCAGATATAAAAATAAAAATAAAGCCATTTAAAAGAAAAATCGCCTCTATCTCATTGACTAATAAGACCATTTATATTAACAAAAATGTCCTTCCATACCTAACTGATGAAGAAATAAAATTTATTTTTGCTCATGAACTCTTGCATCTAAAATATGGAAAATACCACATAAATGAATTTGAAAATGAACTCTTATTTTTATTCCCAAACAAAGAAGAAATTTTAATAAACATCATAAAAAAGTTACTTAAATATAATAATTTAAATAATAACGCCCGGGAGGGGATTTGA
- a CDS encoding (5-formylfuran-3-yl)methyl phosphate synthase yields MILLVSPIDVEEAKEAIAGGADIIDVKNPKEGSLGANFPWMIKAIREVTPKELLVSATVGDVPFKPGTISLAAVGAAISGADYIKVGLYGVKNYYEGVELMKNVVRAVKDIDENKIVVAAGYADAHRVGAVEPLIIPKIARDAGCDVAMLDTAVKDGKTLFDFQSKEILEEFVQESHDYGLKCALAGSIKKEHIPILKEIGTDIVGVRGAVCKGGDRNNGRIDRELVRELKELCK; encoded by the coding sequence ATGATACTATTGGTAAGTCCTATAGACGTTGAAGAGGCGAAAGAAGCAATAGCTGGAGGAGCTGATATCATAGATGTAAAAAATCCAAAAGAGGGTTCCTTAGGGGCTAACTTCCCATGGATGATTAAGGCAATTAGAGAAGTAACACCAAAAGAGCTATTAGTAAGTGCAACAGTTGGAGATGTCCCATTCAAACCAGGAACCATCTCTTTAGCTGCAGTTGGAGCGGCAATAAGTGGAGCTGATTATATAAAAGTTGGATTATATGGAGTTAAAAATTACTATGAAGGAGTTGAATTAATGAAAAATGTTGTTAGGGCAGTTAAGGATATTGATGAAAATAAAATAGTTGTTGCTGCCGGATATGCAGATGCCCACAGGGTTGGAGCGGTTGAGCCATTAATAATTCCAAAGATTGCAAGGGATGCTGGTTGTGATGTTGCAATGTTAGACACTGCTGTAAAAGATGGAAAAACATTGTTTGACTTCCAAAGCAAGGAAATTTTAGAAGAGTTTGTTCAAGAATCTCATGATTATGGGTTGAAATGTGCTTTAGCTGGTTCAATAAAGAAGGAACATATCCCTATATTAAAGGAGATTGGAACTGATATCGTTGGTGTTAGGGGGGCTGTATGTAAAGGAGGGGATAGAAATAACGGTAGAATAGATAGAGAGTTAGTTAGAGAGTTGAAAGAGCTTTGTAAGTAG